In uncultured Cohaesibacter sp., a genomic segment contains:
- a CDS encoding sugar ABC transporter permease — protein sequence MSVVSAQTAQTGPKHKVGWRPSNALVTFVIFMTPALILFTTFVMLPMIDAAHFSLYKWSGYGTPTDFVGLRNFERLAQNRIFLHSFGNSMKVIGASLFIQLPLALVLALLIYEKHWSNTVFRLIFFLPYILAEVASGLIWSFIFDGDYGLAAEVAHWFNVDSFYILASREWAFSAITVVIVWKYFGFHMMIYIAGLQSIPKDQIEAITIDGAGPLQVIRYVKLPMLKPAITMSVFFSVIGAMQVFDIIVPLTNGGPSNMTHTLVSFLYTFGLQRMNIGFGSAVGIVLFLFCATFAFTYKSTFQRDKGDAR from the coding sequence ATGTCTGTCGTGTCCGCACAAACCGCCCAGACCGGACCGAAGCACAAGGTCGGCTGGCGTCCCTCGAATGCACTGGTAACATTCGTGATTTTCATGACGCCTGCGCTCATTCTCTTTACCACATTCGTCATGCTGCCAATGATCGATGCAGCCCATTTCTCGCTTTACAAATGGAGCGGCTATGGCACTCCCACCGATTTTGTCGGCCTGAGAAATTTCGAAAGACTGGCCCAGAACAGGATCTTCCTGCATTCCTTCGGCAACTCAATGAAGGTGATCGGAGCATCCCTTTTCATCCAGCTGCCGCTGGCGCTGGTTCTGGCCCTGCTCATCTATGAGAAGCATTGGTCCAACACGGTTTTCCGCCTGATCTTCTTCCTTCCCTATATTCTCGCCGAAGTGGCCAGCGGCCTTATCTGGAGCTTCATCTTCGATGGTGATTATGGTCTGGCAGCAGAAGTCGCCCATTGGTTCAATGTGGACAGCTTCTATATTCTGGCCAGCCGGGAATGGGCCTTTTCCGCCATTACCGTGGTGATCGTCTGGAAATATTTCGGCTTCCACATGATGATCTATATCGCCGGTCTGCAATCCATCCCCAAGGACCAGATCGAAGCCATCACCATCGATGGTGCCGGTCCCCTGCAAGTCATCCGCTATGTCAAACTGCCGATGCTGAAACCCGCCATCACCATGTCGGTCTTCTTCTCGGTGATCGGTGCCATGCAGGTGTTTGATATCATCGTGCCGCTGACCAATGGCGGGCCATCCAACATGACCCACACGCTTGTCAGCTTCCTTTACACCTTCGGCCTTCAGCGGATGAATATCGGCTTCGGCAGCGCCGTTGGCATCGTGCTGTTCCTGTTCTGCGCCACATTCGCCTTCACCTACAAGTCCACCTTCCAGCGCGACAAAGGAGACGCACGATGA